One part of the Rickettsia akari str. Hartford genome encodes these proteins:
- a CDS encoding NADH-quinone oxidoreductase subunit J translates to MPIFFYLFATLITISSLCVVLSKNSIYSVLCLIFTFINGAGLMILLGAEFLAMILIVIYVGAVAVLFLFVIMMLDMHFNKTITQLKENLALSIFIALIMFCDLIIIILLGTKNINFSSDISFAITNNISNTKAIGNVLYTNFMLPFQMAGLILFVAMIACITLTLKKREGVKHQDITKQLSHNKGNVVLMTKPTLNKGVENIKYE, encoded by the coding sequence ATGCCCATATTTTTTTATTTATTTGCAACATTAATAACTATTAGTAGCTTATGCGTTGTTTTAAGCAAAAATTCCATATATTCGGTATTATGTTTAATTTTTACATTTATCAACGGTGCAGGACTTATGATTTTGCTTGGAGCAGAATTTTTAGCTATGATTCTTATAGTCATTTATGTTGGAGCTGTAGCAGTGTTGTTCTTATTTGTGATAATGATGCTAGATATGCATTTTAATAAGACAATAACGCAGTTAAAAGAAAATTTAGCTTTAAGTATTTTTATAGCTTTAATTATGTTTTGTGATTTAATAATAATTATTTTACTTGGTACTAAAAACATTAATTTTAGCTCAGATATATCATTTGCCATCACAAATAATATCTCAAATACTAAAGCGATAGGTAACGTGCTTTACACTAACTTTATGCTACCGTTTCAAATGGCTGGTCTTATTTTATTTGTCGCTATGATTGCATGTATTACGTTAACACTAAAAAAACGTGAGGGAGTAAAACATCAAGATATTACAAAACAACTCTCCCATAATAAAGGTAATGTTGTATTGATGACAAAGCCTACTCTAAATAAAGGTGTCGAGAATATTAAATATGAATGA
- the nuoK gene encoding NADH-quinone oxidoreductase subunit NuoK produces MNEYISLNHYLILSSLVFTIGMFGLFMHRKNIINILMSIELMLLAVNINFVTFSVYMQELSGQIFSIIILTVAAAETSIGLAILLIYFRNKGSIEITDINQMRG; encoded by the coding sequence ATGAATGAATATATTTCGCTTAATCATTATTTAATCTTAAGCAGCTTAGTTTTTACTATTGGGATGTTTGGATTATTTATGCATCGCAAAAATATTATCAATATATTAATGTCCATTGAGTTAATGCTGCTCGCAGTTAACATAAATTTTGTTACATTTTCCGTATATATGCAAGAATTATCGGGACAAATTTTTAGTATTATAATCTTAACTGTAGCAGCTGCCGAAACCTCAATAGGGCTTGCAATATTACTAATATATTTCCGTAATAAAGGCTCAATTGAAATCACTGACATTAATCAGATGAGGGGGTGA
- the nuoL gene encoding NADH-quinone oxidoreductase subunit L: MLPLASSVINGLFLKLIDKNLAQIIATGFLSLSALFSLIIFCDVGLGGNIIHIQLLPWIEVGNFKVNWSIYIDQLTSIMFVAVTWVSSVVHIYSLGYMAEDKGIVRFLSFLSLFTFCMLMLVSADNFLQLFFGWEGVGVCSYLLIGFWYSKESANKAAIKAFVANRVGDFAFILSVITIIVYCGSANYKDVFASAELLSNTKIFLHFSILDIICFLLFISCMGKSAQIGLHVWLPDAMEGPTPVSALIHAATMVTAGVFLVARCSYVFEYSPLVLQFITMIGGITCLFAASIAIMQSDIKKIIAYSTCSQLGYMFMACGVSAYNSGIFHLVTHAFFKALLFLSAGSVIHAVHEQDIFKIGDLRNKMPVTYGNFLIGSLALIGIYPLAGFYSKDSILESVYSSGSFMFIFGIAAAILTAIYSMKIIMLVFHGKTKLAKDVFEHAHEPAKIMHNPLILLVAGSFFSGMIGYYLLSMDKPNGYFHDSLFHLHIYKLLISHPPLYIKLLPMAVGIIGIVIGIWIFSLSSRELVVESNKNKNNWIQWSSHGITPIGLIANILRNKYYFDEIYNFLIVKPTNCLAYLFYLGDQKIIDRFGPNGFSRVVSCFSVLTGKTQTGYVFNYALYIVLFIVVTISYFVWKGFECHTVA; this comes from the coding sequence ATGTTACCGCTTGCATCTAGCGTAATAAACGGATTATTTTTAAAGTTAATAGATAAAAATTTAGCTCAAATAATTGCAACAGGTTTTTTGTCATTATCTGCCTTATTCTCATTAATAATATTTTGCGATGTGGGTTTAGGCGGGAATATAATCCATATTCAGTTATTACCATGGATTGAGGTTGGAAATTTTAAAGTAAATTGGTCGATTTATATCGATCAGCTCACTAGCATAATGTTTGTAGCAGTAACATGGGTGTCAAGCGTCGTGCATATTTACTCGCTTGGCTATATGGCGGAGGATAAGGGAATTGTACGTTTTTTGTCTTTTCTTTCTTTGTTCACCTTTTGTATGTTAATGCTAGTATCAGCAGATAATTTCTTACAATTATTTTTCGGCTGGGAGGGCGTCGGGGTTTGCTCATATTTACTAATCGGATTTTGGTATTCAAAAGAATCAGCCAATAAAGCAGCGATTAAAGCTTTTGTTGCAAATAGAGTCGGCGATTTTGCTTTTATCTTGAGCGTAATAACGATTATTGTTTATTGTGGTTCAGCAAATTATAAAGATGTATTTGCATCTGCAGAGTTACTATCTAATACAAAAATATTTTTACATTTTTCCATTCTAGACATTATTTGCTTTTTATTATTCATCAGTTGTATGGGTAAATCTGCACAGATCGGTTTACATGTATGGCTGCCTGATGCGATGGAAGGACCAACTCCCGTATCCGCACTTATTCACGCAGCAACTATGGTAACAGCGGGAGTATTCTTAGTAGCACGCTGCTCTTATGTGTTTGAATATAGCCCTTTAGTTCTACAATTTATTACAATGATAGGTGGCATTACTTGTCTTTTTGCCGCAAGCATTGCTATTATGCAAAGCGATATCAAAAAAATTATTGCTTACTCTACCTGTAGTCAGCTTGGTTATATGTTTATGGCTTGCGGGGTATCTGCCTATAATAGCGGGATATTTCACTTAGTAACTCACGCATTTTTTAAAGCCTTATTATTTTTATCAGCGGGCAGTGTAATACACGCAGTTCATGAGCAAGATATTTTTAAAATTGGTGATTTAAGAAATAAAATGCCGGTAACTTACGGAAACTTCTTAATCGGTTCACTCGCATTAATAGGAATTTATCCCCTTGCAGGGTTTTACTCTAAAGATTCGATTTTAGAATCAGTGTATAGTAGTGGCTCGTTTATGTTTATTTTTGGAATAGCAGCAGCAATACTTACCGCTATTTATTCAATGAAGATTATTATGTTGGTATTTCATGGTAAAACTAAACTAGCAAAAGATGTTTTTGAGCATGCCCATGAACCGGCTAAAATAATGCATAATCCTCTTATATTACTTGTTGCTGGGAGCTTTTTTAGCGGTATGATCGGCTATTATTTACTTTCTATGGACAAACCAAACGGCTATTTCCATGACAGTCTATTTCATTTACATATTTATAAACTACTAATTAGCCACCCGCCTTTATATATTAAGCTACTACCTATGGCAGTTGGTATAATTGGGATTGTTATTGGGATTTGGATATTTTCATTGTCATCCCGCGAGCTTGTAGTGGAATCTAATAAAAATAAAAACAACTGGATCCAGTGGTCAAGCCACGGGATCACACCCATTGGATTAATTGCCAACATACTAAGAAATAAATATTACTTCGACGAGATATATAATTTCTTAATTGTTAAGCCTACTAACTGTTTAGCCTATTTATTTTATCTTGGTGACCAAAAAATAATCGATCGTTTTGGACCGAATGGTTTTTCACGCGTTGTTAGTTGCTTTAGCGTTCTTACCGGAAAAACACAAACGGGATATGTTTTTAATTATGCTTTGTATATAGTATTATTTATTGTTGTAACAATTAGTTATTTTGTTTGGAAAGGCTTTGAGTGTCATACCGTTGCTTGA
- a CDS encoding NADH-quinone oxidoreductase subunit M translates to MLELPIISISIFLPLISVLYILLFMSQSKKTDKSIYVMYVAVLSSVLTFISTIYILIEFNSSNPAYQFVERYAWLDKIGLEFHVGVDGISIFFVALTSFLTLVCIIGSLFTIKKYIKEYLVCFLLMESFCIGAFTSVNLLLFYLFFEAILVPMYIIIGVWGGENRIYAALKFFLYTFFGSVFFLLSLIYIYSKIHSFDLTYIPELTDNIPLFAQQILWWAIFIAFAIKIPMIPVHTWLPDAHVQAPTSGSVILAGILIKLGGYGFLRVLLPLLPSVSQEFAIYVIYLSIIAIIYASLVALAQKDMKKMIAYSSIAHMGYVTIGIFSFTDAGVNGAIFQMLSHGVISSCLFLIVGTLYERLHTKEIAKYGGVASKMHVLATFFMIAMLGSVGLPGTSGFIGEFLSLLGTYKVNVAATCVAALGIIIGAVYMLKLYKEIMLGEITNKEIMHFRDLYKYEIISIAPLILLIIYFGLMPSSILNVFSFSVKNLLVKF, encoded by the coding sequence ATGTTAGAATTACCTATTATATCTATCAGTATTTTTCTGCCGCTAATAAGCGTGCTATATATTTTGCTGTTTATGAGTCAAAGTAAAAAGACGGATAAATCGATATATGTAATGTATGTGGCGGTGCTTAGTTCTGTTTTAACATTCATCTCAACTATCTATATTTTAATAGAGTTTAACTCCTCAAATCCTGCTTATCAATTTGTTGAACGCTACGCTTGGCTTGATAAAATCGGGCTTGAATTTCATGTTGGTGTTGACGGTATATCAATATTTTTTGTTGCTCTAACTTCTTTTCTTACTCTTGTTTGTATAATCGGAAGCTTATTTACCATTAAAAAATATATTAAAGAATATTTAGTATGTTTTTTATTAATGGAATCTTTTTGTATAGGAGCATTTACCTCAGTAAATTTATTATTATTCTATCTCTTTTTTGAAGCAATATTAGTGCCGATGTATATCATTATAGGCGTATGGGGTGGCGAGAACAGAATATATGCGGCTCTTAAATTCTTCTTATATACTTTCTTCGGCTCGGTATTTTTCTTACTTTCATTAATTTATATTTACAGTAAAATTCATAGTTTTGATTTAACTTATATTCCTGAACTTACTGATAATATTCCGTTATTTGCTCAGCAAATTTTATGGTGGGCTATCTTTATAGCCTTTGCCATTAAAATCCCTATGATTCCGGTGCATACTTGGCTACCTGACGCACACGTACAAGCTCCAACTAGCGGCTCGGTTATTCTTGCTGGTATTCTGATAAAACTTGGCGGTTACGGTTTTTTAAGAGTATTACTACCGCTACTCCCAAGTGTATCACAAGAATTTGCAATTTACGTAATTTACCTTAGCATTATTGCTATAATATATGCTTCCCTTGTTGCTCTTGCTCAAAAAGATATGAAGAAGATGATAGCCTATTCATCAATTGCACATATGGGATATGTTACGATAGGTATTTTTAGCTTTACTGACGCCGGGGTTAATGGAGCAATATTTCAGATGCTTAGCCATGGAGTGATTTCCTCATGCCTATTCTTAATAGTCGGTACTTTGTACGAAAGATTACACACTAAAGAAATAGCTAAATACGGCGGTGTAGCAAGTAAAATGCATGTGCTTGCCACATTTTTTATGATTGCAATGCTTGGCTCTGTCGGCCTGCCAGGTACTAGCGGATTTATTGGAGAATTTTTAAGCTTGCTTGGGACGTATAAGGTGAATGTAGCAGCAACTTGTGTAGCGGCTCTCGGCATAATCATTGGGGCGGTTTATATGCTGAAATTATATAAAGAAATTATGCTTGGTGAAATTACCAATAAAGAAATTATGCATTTCAGAGATTTATATAAATATGAAATAATCTCAATAGCTCCTTTAATATTATTAATTATTTACTTTGGTCTAATGCCGAGTTCTATTCTAAATGTATTTAGTTTTTCGGTGAAGAATTTATTG